DNA sequence from the Spirochaetota bacterium genome:
TAAGGCGTATTGAACGATACTTATCATTGTCTTGGGAGAGTGGTGCTATGCCTGTGGTTCTCTTGAATAAAGCTGATCTCTATCCGAATGCTGAAGAACTGAAAGATGAGGTTGAGTCGATTGCTTTGGGAATTGATGTATATACAATAAGCGCATCTCACGGAATTGGTTTGGATAATCTTTATAATTATATCAAAATAGGCACAACCGCTGCTTTTCTAGGTTCTTCAGGTGTAGGTAAATCTACAATAATCAATTCGCTACTGGGCTATGAGCGTCTTAAGGTGAATAATGTGAGTAGAGAGGGTAGTCGTGGGGGGCATACCACTACTTTTCGCGAACTGATGCTGCTCCCAAAGGGTGGTATGGTTATTGATACTCCTGGCATGCGGGAATTGCAGGTGTGGGGCGAAGATGAAGGGATGAAACAGGTCTTTGATGATATTGAAGAATTGGCTAAGAGCTGTAGATTCAGAGATTGCAGCCATCAGAGCGAGCCAGGATGTGCTGTGCTAAAAGCTATAAGCGATGACTCACTAGATGAGGATCGCTTGAATAGTTTTTTGAAATTGAAAAGGGAGTATGAATACCTGAATGATCGTCAAACCATGAAGGCTAATGCAATAGAAAAGCATCGTTGGAAAAAAATAAGTCAATATGCAAAGGATTTAAAAAAGAGGGATAAAATCTGAAAATGCATAGAGAGAGAACTTTTCCATGAGAATAGAAAATAAGTCCAGGGATTATTATGATTTATCACAAACCAGATTAATGGAAGTTGTTATTGATTATAAAAACTTCTTGACCTTCTAGGATTTTTCTTAACATATACTATAATCCCTTAGGGAAGAATAATATCTACATATTGTGGGAAAAGAGTAATGAATATAGTTATTAATAGGCCGACCATCACCAGGAAAGAGATAGAGAGCATGCTCGATTGTCTTATAAACGAAGAACTTGTAATGGGGGATGCCATTAAAAATTTTGAAAAGAATATTTCAAATCTTATTGGATTGAATTATTCATTGGCAACAAATTCTCTTTCATCGGCATACCATCTATCCTTTGAGGCATTGGATATCTCTGAGGGCGATGAGGTTATAATGCCCTCTTACTTCCATCTTGCCCCATTGAGCGCCCTTAGCCTAACAAGGGGGAAGGTGGTCCTTGCTGACATTGAGAAGGATTCCTACTCGCCATCCTTTAATCAAATAAGGGAACGAGTCACGGATAAGACTAAGGCGATTGTCATTGGTCATCTTTTTGGCATACTAACTGATGTCGAAGAGCTAAAGGCATTAAACATTCCAATTATTGAGGACATCTCTCATGCCATTGGCGCTGAGATGAATGGAATGTCAATTGGTAAATCAGGAACAATATCAGTGGCATCCTTTGCCCCATCGATGATGATTACTACCGGAAACGGCGGAATTGTGCTTACCAACAATTCTA
Encoded proteins:
- the rsgA gene encoding ribosome small subunit-dependent GTPase A, yielding MQLVDLGWSPFFDSHFEQYRKQGLSAMRIIRENRGKYVAYSEDGEYLCEISGKFRFDTDSKGGFPAVGDWVIVLPYPKEGKAIIEAILPRKSAFIRKVAGRITEQQVVAANIDIVFIVCGLDLNFNLRRIERYLSLSWESGAMPVVLLNKADLYPNAEELKDEVESIALGIDVYTISASHGIGLDNLYNYIKIGTTAAFLGSSGVGKSTIINSLLGYERLKVNNVSREGSRGGHTTTFRELMLLPKGGMVIDTPGMRELQVWGEDEGMKQVFDDIEELAKSCRFRDCSHQSEPGCAVLKAISDDSLDEDRLNSFLKLKREYEYLNDRQTMKANAIEKHRWKKISQYAKDLKKRDKI
- a CDS encoding DegT/DnrJ/EryC1/StrS aminotransferase family protein, whose amino-acid sequence is MNIVINRPTITRKEIESMLDCLINEELVMGDAIKNFEKNISNLIGLNYSLATNSLSSAYHLSFEALDISEGDEVIMPSYFHLAPLSALSLTRGKVVLADIEKDSYSPSFNQIRERVTDKTKAIVIGHLFGILTDVEELKALNIPIIEDISHAIGAEMNGMSIGKSGTISVASFAPSMMITTGNGGIVLTNNSKLHSKMREKRDNTSNNSISYDYRLTDFQGALGITQLSMLHLFVKRRREIAKRYYDSLRVTPHKTIFPYSDSFVYQSFPVFFDAPIEKTEKYWRKSGIEIKKPISNPLHSFLNINSMDYPNSSRLSKKIYTLPIYPTLTKKEIDKISITISKFI